In Oceanidesulfovibrio indonesiensis, a single window of DNA contains:
- a CDS encoding ERCC4 domain-containing protein produces MQLIVDNREQAPLDFAAYPCTVQAGTLDVGDYSLSGLEHMVAVERKSIPDLVACVTRERARFERELARARGLELFAVVIEGSLDDVRGHNYRSQTKPHAVLQSLTAWTIRYGVTWIWAGSPAGAAYFTYWTLEKYAAEAQKRLRAIVAAVNGSDIIPATKTPENAA; encoded by the coding sequence ATGCAACTCATCGTCGATAATCGGGAGCAAGCTCCCCTCGATTTTGCCGCATACCCCTGCACTGTCCAGGCCGGGACTCTGGATGTGGGAGACTACTCCCTGAGCGGTCTTGAGCACATGGTGGCCGTGGAACGGAAATCCATCCCTGACCTGGTGGCGTGTGTGACTCGTGAGCGTGCCCGGTTCGAGCGTGAGCTTGCCCGTGCTCGTGGGCTGGAACTGTTCGCCGTGGTCATCGAGGGCAGCCTTGATGATGTACGCGGCCACAACTACCGGAGCCAGACCAAGCCGCACGCCGTGCTGCAAAGCCTGACCGCCTGGACGATCCGCTACGGCGTCACCTGGATATGGGCAGGTAGCCCGGCCGGTGCAGCCTATTTCACCTATTGGACCCTGGAGAAGTACGCAGCAGAGGCACAGAAGCGCCTGAGAGCGATTGTAGCCGCTGTGAATGGGTCCGACATCATCCCGGCCACGAAAACGCCGGAAAACGCCGCGTAG
- a CDS encoding HNH endonuclease: MAKWPYNTTRWKRLRAQQLREAPLCAHCEALGRLVPAHHVDHIQAINDGGEPFDMGNLQSLCASCHSHKTNADMHGTPLKGCDANGNPLDAGHWWSSNDRANNEKISQS; the protein is encoded by the coding sequence GTGGCGAAGTGGCCGTATAATACCACGAGGTGGAAACGACTCCGGGCGCAACAGCTCCGGGAGGCTCCGCTCTGTGCTCACTGTGAGGCCCTGGGCCGACTGGTGCCGGCGCATCATGTGGATCACATCCAGGCTATCAACGACGGTGGCGAGCCGTTCGACATGGGCAACCTGCAATCCCTCTGCGCATCCTGCCACAGTCACAAGACCAACGCGGACATGCACGGGACGCCGCTCAAGGGATGCGACGCCAACGGCAACCCGCTGGATGCAGGGCACTGGTGGTCTAGCAATGATCGTGCCAACAATGAAAAAATCTCGCAGAGCTAG